The proteins below are encoded in one region of Paenacidovorax monticola:
- the mltA gene encoding murein transglycosylase A, protein MVHHTMATSTTRASKASSKINPMNLRLLRFLSTALIVGTLVACSTTPLPPASPPPASSTPPAVGAVPGDTAPLPPPLAQAKSRWVPVRWAELPGFSTDALHEAWNAWVKGCERPAPAFAPLCGEVRRLSIASPEEQRAWMVSRMQPYRIESLDGNAEGLLTGYYEPLMDAARVPGNGFNVPLYRTPAGLGERKPWYTRQQIDTLPEAQAALQGRAIAWLRDPVDALVLHIQGSGRLRVTEPDGSQRLVRVAFAGTNDHPYQSVGRWLLDQGLVRDATWPGIKAWIAANPQRVNELLWSNPRYVFFREEPLDGLDAAFGPRGAQGVALTPGRSIAVDRQSIPYGTPVWLASAGPTAQLGRLVMAQDTGSAIVGAVRADYFTGWGPEAGDVAGRLKQGLRLWALWPRQP, encoded by the coding sequence ATGGTCCACCACACGATGGCCACCAGCACCACCAGGGCCAGCAAGGCTTCAAGCAAAATCAACCCCATGAATCTCAGACTCCTGCGCTTTCTCTCGACGGCGCTGATTGTAGGAACGCTGGTCGCTTGCTCCACCACACCCCTGCCGCCCGCGTCCCCGCCGCCCGCCAGCAGCACACCGCCGGCCGTGGGCGCGGTTCCCGGCGATACCGCGCCGCTGCCGCCGCCCCTGGCCCAGGCCAAGAGCCGCTGGGTGCCCGTGCGCTGGGCCGAACTGCCGGGCTTTTCCACCGATGCGCTGCACGAGGCCTGGAACGCCTGGGTCAAGGGCTGCGAGCGCCCGGCGCCCGCGTTCGCGCCGCTGTGCGGCGAGGTACGCCGCCTGTCGATCGCCAGCCCCGAGGAGCAGCGCGCCTGGATGGTCTCGCGCATGCAGCCCTACCGCATCGAGTCGCTGGACGGCAACGCCGAGGGCCTTCTCACGGGCTACTACGAGCCGCTGATGGACGCCGCGCGCGTGCCCGGCAACGGCTTCAACGTGCCGCTGTACCGCACGCCCGCGGGCCTGGGTGAACGCAAGCCCTGGTACACGCGCCAGCAGATCGACACCCTGCCCGAAGCCCAGGCGGCCCTGCAGGGCCGCGCCATCGCCTGGCTGCGCGACCCCGTGGACGCGCTGGTGCTGCACATCCAGGGCTCGGGGCGCCTGCGCGTCACCGAGCCCGACGGCAGCCAGCGCCTGGTGCGCGTGGCCTTCGCGGGGACCAACGACCACCCCTACCAGAGCGTGGGCCGCTGGCTGCTCGACCAGGGACTGGTGCGCGACGCCACCTGGCCCGGCATCAAGGCCTGGATCGCGGCCAACCCGCAGCGCGTGAACGAACTGCTGTGGAGCAACCCGCGTTACGTTTTCTTTCGCGAGGAACCGCTCGACGGGCTGGACGCCGCCTTCGGCCCGCGCGGCGCGCAGGGCGTGGCGCTCACGCCGGGGCGCTCGATCGCGGTGGACCGCCAGAGCATCCCCTACGGCACGCCCGTGTGGCTGGCCTCGGCCGGCCCCACGGCGCAGCTCGGCCGCCTCGTGATGGCGCAGGACACCGGCAGCGCCATCGTGGGCGCGGTACGCGCCGACTACTTCACCGGCTGGGGCCCCGAGGCGGGCGACGTGGCCGGGCGGCTCAAGCAGGGCCTGCGCCTGTGGGCGTTGTGGCCGCGTCAGCCCTGA
- the yajC gene encoding preprotein translocase subunit YajC: MFISSAFAQTAPAAAAGGGDMLSSLTGMLPLVLMFVVLYFVMIRPQMKRQKEHRAMIDALAKGDEVATAGGIVGTVTRLSEGFLHVQIAAGVEVQIQRSAVVQVLPKGTVK, translated from the coding sequence GTGTTTATTTCTTCTGCCTTTGCCCAGACCGCGCCCGCAGCTGCCGCCGGTGGCGGCGACATGCTGTCCTCGCTCACGGGCATGCTGCCGCTCGTGCTGATGTTCGTGGTGCTGTACTTCGTGATGATCCGCCCCCAGATGAAGCGGCAGAAGGAACACCGCGCCATGATCGACGCGCTGGCCAAGGGCGACGAAGTGGCCACGGCCGGCGGCATCGTGGGCACGGTGACGCGCCTGTCCGAGGGCTTCCTGCACGTGCAGATCGCCGCAGGCGTCGAAGTGCAGATCCAGCGCAGCGCCGTGGTCCAGGTGCTGCCCAAGGGCACTGTCAAGTAA
- a CDS encoding Lrp/AsnC family transcriptional regulator, giving the protein MDTLDKFDVAILRELQADARLTNAELAQRVGLSAAPCWRRVRALEEAGFIKGYRAEIDRHKIGLGVLAFVRLDATRNTASLALEMEEAIRKIPEVVSCHYISGTGTFELQVVARDLDSFSQFARNVLLNLPNVKDMHTSFSLGEVKASGALPLAHLVARP; this is encoded by the coding sequence TTGGATACTTTGGATAAATTTGATGTCGCCATCCTGCGCGAACTGCAGGCCGACGCCCGTCTCACCAATGCCGAGTTGGCGCAGCGCGTGGGCCTGTCGGCCGCGCCGTGCTGGCGGCGTGTGCGCGCGCTGGAGGAGGCGGGCTTCATCAAGGGCTACCGCGCCGAGATCGACCGCCACAAGATCGGCCTGGGCGTGCTGGCTTTCGTGCGGCTGGACGCCACGCGCAACACGGCCAGCCTCGCGCTCGAGATGGAAGAGGCGATCCGCAAGATCCCCGAGGTGGTCTCGTGCCACTACATCAGCGGCACCGGCACCTTCGAGCTGCAGGTGGTGGCGCGCGACCTCGACAGCTTCTCGCAGTTCGCGCGCAACGTGCTGCTGAACCTGCCCAACGTGAAGGACATGCACACCAGCTTCTCGCTGGGCGAGGTCAAGGCCAGCGGCGCGCTGCCGCTTGCGCACCTCGTGGCGCGGCCTTGA
- a CDS encoding DUF11 domain-containing protein: protein MPTRLLFALCAWIFTGAALAQPSPTTDYSVTITDAPDPITTGATLTYAYTVENLGPSSGMDMAVELALPPAVGFVSLAEPPGAPYPFTCTTPAVGASGVVRCAATGFWMYSPRTFTVEVKVLATSGTITSTATVMPTNMTFSDPDLANNTAVAITAIRPSAPVARAVPAMSLGALAALAASCALLGVVLLQCHRDATGPDQG, encoded by the coding sequence ATGCCCACCCGTTTGCTTTTTGCGCTATGCGCCTGGATATTCACCGGTGCGGCGCTGGCGCAGCCTTCTCCTACTACCGACTATTCGGTCACCATCACCGATGCACCCGACCCCATCACGACCGGCGCGACGTTGACCTACGCATACACCGTGGAGAATCTGGGCCCTTCCTCGGGCATGGATATGGCCGTGGAGTTGGCACTGCCCCCTGCCGTGGGCTTCGTGTCGTTGGCCGAACCGCCCGGAGCTCCCTACCCCTTTACCTGTACCACTCCGGCCGTGGGTGCCAGCGGCGTGGTCCGGTGCGCCGCGACGGGCTTCTGGATGTATTCGCCGCGAACGTTCACCGTGGAGGTCAAGGTCCTGGCTACCTCCGGCACCATCACCAGCACGGCGACGGTCATGCCCACCAACATGACCTTTTCCGACCCCGACCTGGCGAACAACACGGCCGTGGCCATTACAGCCATCCGTCCTTCCGCACCGGTGGCGCGGGCTGTTCCGGCGATGTCCCTCGGCGCGCTGGCGGCCCTGGCGGCGTCATGCGCCCTGCTGGGGGTGGTTCTCCTGCAATGCCACCGAGACGCCACCGGCCCGGATCAGGGCTGA
- a CDS encoding carbon-nitrogen hydrolase family protein — protein sequence MKVAALQMVSGVERAPNLATARRLLEQARDAGAELAVLPEYFGAMGRQDTDKLPLAESFGDGPTQAFLAEAARTLGLWIVGGTLPLQGSDAQHVHNSSLAFAPSGECVARYDKIHLFHFDNGRERYEEARVVEPGRECVTIDVASRDGERWRVGLSVCYDLRFPELYRAHAQAGADLLLVPSAFTHTTGQAHWELLLRARAIENLAYVLAPAQGGVHENGRHTWGHSMLVDPWGQVLAVRAEGGGLVVGDLSHDRLRQVRQQLPAREHRVL from the coding sequence ATGAAAGTCGCCGCCTTGCAAATGGTCTCGGGCGTGGAGCGCGCCCCCAACCTGGCCACGGCCCGCCGCCTGCTGGAGCAGGCCCGCGATGCGGGGGCCGAGCTGGCCGTGCTGCCCGAGTATTTCGGCGCCATGGGCCGCCAGGACACGGACAAGCTGCCCCTGGCCGAGTCCTTCGGCGACGGCCCCACGCAGGCCTTCCTGGCCGAGGCCGCGCGCACGCTGGGCCTGTGGATCGTGGGCGGCACGCTGCCGCTGCAGGGCAGCGATGCCCAGCATGTGCACAACAGTTCGCTGGCCTTCGCACCCTCGGGCGAATGCGTGGCGCGCTACGACAAGATCCACCTGTTCCACTTCGACAACGGCCGCGAGCGCTACGAGGAGGCGCGCGTGGTCGAGCCCGGCCGCGAGTGCGTGACCATCGACGTCGCGTCGCGGGACGGCGAGCGCTGGCGCGTGGGCCTGTCCGTGTGCTACGACCTGCGCTTTCCCGAGCTGTACCGGGCCCATGCACAGGCCGGCGCCGACCTGCTGCTGGTGCCCAGCGCCTTTACGCACACCACGGGCCAGGCCCATTGGGAACTGCTGCTGCGCGCCCGCGCCATCGAGAACCTGGCCTACGTGTTGGCGCCTGCACAGGGCGGCGTGCACGAGAACGGCCGCCACACCTGGGGCCACAGCATGCTCGTGGACCCCTGGGGCCAGGTGCTGGCCGTGCGCGCCGAAGGCGGCGGCCTCGTGGTGGGCGACCTCTCGCACGACCGCCTGCGCCAGGTGCGCCAGCAGTTGCCGGCACGGGAGCACCGCGTCCTGTGA
- a CDS encoding MFS transporter, which yields MPPQPSHDSARSAPLESPYPSPADAATQAAAAEAAAAAQIDQRAALSPLAPLSVPVFRMLWLTWVAANTCMWMNDVAAAWLMTTLTTSPILVALVQSASTLPVFLLGLPSGALADILDRRRYFIATQFWVAAVALVLCVAILAGGMTAPLLLALTFANGIGLAMRWPVFAAIVPELVSRPQLPAALALNGVAMNASRIIGPLVAGAIIASAGSAWVFVLNAVLSVGSGLVIMRWKRTHVPSPLGREKLPSAMRVGLQFVRQSPRMRAVLWRISIFFLHATALLALLPLVAKGLEGGGAGTFTLLLASMGAGAIVAAMFLPRLRQAMPRDTLVLRGTLLQAAATAVMAVAPNVYVAVPAMVLGGMAWITTANSLSVSAQLALPNWVRARGMSIYQMAIMGATALGAAVWGQVATLTSVHLSLALAALTGVAAMALVQRLVTDRHMEEDLSPSRAFKAPVAPLPPEAGRVVITIEYFIDPARATEFRALMQESRRSRLRQGALSWQLQHDIADPARYVEQIVDESWTEHLRRFDRVTASDVALRERKLAFHTRDTPPVVSRYVVDSDH from the coding sequence ATGCCGCCCCAGCCTTCCCACGACAGCGCGCGCAGCGCCCCGCTCGAATCTCCCTACCCCTCTCCCGCCGACGCGGCAACCCAGGCCGCAGCGGCCGAGGCGGCAGCCGCCGCGCAGATCGACCAGCGCGCCGCGCTCTCGCCGCTGGCCCCCTTGTCGGTGCCCGTGTTCCGCATGCTCTGGCTGACCTGGGTGGCCGCCAACACCTGCATGTGGATGAACGACGTGGCGGCCGCCTGGCTTATGACCACGCTGACCACCTCGCCCATCCTCGTGGCGCTGGTGCAGTCGGCCTCCACGCTGCCCGTGTTCCTGCTGGGCCTGCCCAGCGGCGCGCTGGCCGACATCCTGGACCGGCGGCGCTACTTCATCGCCACGCAGTTCTGGGTGGCGGCCGTGGCGCTGGTGCTGTGCGTGGCCATCCTCGCGGGTGGCATGACGGCGCCGCTGCTGCTGGCCCTCACCTTTGCCAACGGCATCGGCCTGGCCATGCGCTGGCCCGTGTTCGCGGCCATCGTGCCCGAACTCGTGAGCCGGCCGCAGCTGCCGGCGGCGCTGGCGCTCAACGGCGTGGCGATGAACGCCTCGCGCATCATCGGCCCGCTCGTGGCCGGCGCCATCATCGCCAGCGCGGGCAGCGCCTGGGTGTTCGTGCTCAACGCCGTGCTGTCGGTGGGGTCGGGCCTGGTCATCATGCGCTGGAAGCGCACCCACGTGCCCAGCCCGCTGGGGCGCGAGAAGCTGCCCAGCGCCATGCGTGTGGGCCTGCAGTTCGTGCGCCAGTCGCCGCGCATGCGCGCCGTGCTGTGGCGCATCTCGATCTTCTTCCTGCACGCCACGGCGCTGCTGGCCCTGCTGCCGCTCGTGGCCAAGGGGCTGGAGGGCGGCGGCGCCGGCACCTTCACGCTGCTGCTGGCTTCCATGGGGGCGGGCGCCATCGTGGCGGCCATGTTCCTGCCGCGCCTGCGCCAGGCCATGCCGCGCGATACCCTGGTGCTGCGCGGCACCCTGCTGCAGGCCGCCGCCACGGCGGTCATGGCCGTGGCGCCCAACGTCTACGTGGCCGTGCCGGCCATGGTGCTGGGCGGCATGGCCTGGATCACCACGGCCAACTCGCTCTCCGTGTCCGCCCAGCTCGCGCTGCCCAACTGGGTGCGCGCGCGCGGCATGTCGATCTACCAGATGGCCATCATGGGCGCCACCGCGCTGGGCGCCGCCGTGTGGGGGCAGGTGGCCACGCTCACCAGCGTGCACCTGAGCCTGGCCCTGGCCGCGCTCACGGGCGTGGCGGCCATGGCGCTGGTACAGCGCCTGGTGACCGACCGCCACATGGAGGAAGACCTCAGCCCCTCCCGCGCCTTCAAGGCACCGGTGGCCCCCCTGCCGCCCGAGGCCGGGCGCGTGGTCATCACCATCGAATACTTCATCGACCCGGCCCGGGCCACCGAATTCCGCGCCCTCATGCAGGAAAGCCGCCGCAGCCGCCTGCGGCAGGGCGCGCTGTCGTGGCAGCTGCAGCACGACATCGCCGACCCCGCGCGCTACGTGGAGCAGATCGTGGATGAGTCCTGGACCGAGCACCTGCGCCGCTTCGACCGCGTGACGGCCTCCGACGTGGCGCTGCGCGAGCGCAAGCTCGCCTTCCACACGCGCGACACGCCGCCCGTGGTGTCGCGGTACGTGGTGGACTCGGACCACTGA
- a CDS encoding response regulator transcription factor: protein MEASSGSPRTSPVVRYSLSRCPPGSLPRFLDDLLMEPVPNATVYIVDDDADVREALAWLLRSRRLPSEVFDSAEAFEAALNERMAHRQQPCCLLLDVRMPGMSGLALFDLLLARGTVATMPVIFLTGHADVPTAVDSVKRGAFDFCEKPFSDNALVDRIEQALALSAERLEALRQQGEVRQRLEELTERERDVMRLVVEGIPNKLIADQLDISVRTVEVHRARVFDKMQVKSAVELANLLRVQG from the coding sequence ATGGAGGCTTCCTCGGGTTCGCCCCGAACGAGCCCCGTGGTACGGTATTCACTTTCACGCTGCCCGCCGGGCAGCCTGCCAAGATTCCTGGATGACCTGCTGATGGAGCCCGTTCCCAACGCCACTGTCTATATCGTGGACGATGACGCCGACGTGCGCGAGGCCCTTGCCTGGCTGCTGCGCTCGCGCCGCCTGCCCAGCGAGGTGTTCGACAGTGCCGAGGCGTTCGAGGCCGCGCTGAACGAGCGCATGGCCCACCGCCAGCAGCCCTGCTGCCTGCTGCTCGACGTGCGCATGCCCGGCATGAGCGGGCTGGCGCTGTTCGACCTGCTGCTGGCGCGCGGCACCGTCGCCACCATGCCCGTGATCTTCCTCACGGGCCATGCCGACGTGCCCACGGCCGTCGACTCGGTCAAGCGCGGTGCGTTCGACTTCTGCGAAAAGCCCTTCTCCGACAACGCGCTCGTGGACCGCATCGAACAGGCCCTGGCGCTGTCCGCCGAACGGCTGGAGGCACTGCGCCAGCAGGGCGAGGTGCGCCAGCGGCTGGAGGAGCTCACCGAGCGCGAGCGCGACGTAATGCGCCTCGTGGTGGAGGGCATCCCCAACAAGCTCATCGCCGACCAGCTCGACATCAGCGTGCGCACGGTGGAAGTGCACCGCGCGCGCGTGTTCGACAAGATGCAGGTCAAGTCGGCGGTGGAGCTGGCCAACCTGCTGCGCGTGCAGGGCTGA
- a CDS encoding indolepyruvate ferredoxin oxidoreductase family protein, giving the protein MPLTGCITTSGRRHKKRPTTHRWRQGHERPLPEHIRKALETVTLDDKYALEHGRAFMSGVQALVRLPMLQRQRDAVAGLNTAGFVSGYRGSPLGGYDQALWAAKKHLAKNQIVFQPGVNEELAATAVWGTQQLDLYPQSKKFDGVFGIWYGKGPGVDRCSDVFKHANMAGTAKHGGVIAIAGDDHISKSSTAAHQSDHIFKACGTPVFFPSNVQDILDMGLHAFAMSRFSGLWSGLKTIQEVVESSASISVEPDRVNIVLPEDFAMPPGGLHIRWPDAPLEQEARLMDYKWYAALAYVRANKLNYNVVQGANDRFGLIASGKAYNDMRQALIDLGLDDDTCRQLGIRVHKVNVVWPLEASITRDFAQGLQEILVVEEKRQVIEYQLKEELYNWRADVRPNVLGKFNEVEGDNSGGEWSMPNPSQNWLLRPKADLTPAIIAQAIAKRLKKLGVPADIVSRMDQRLAVIEARERALTEVPAGTGDRLPWFCSGCPHNTSTRVPEGSRAVAGIGCHYMTVWMDRSTSTFTQMGGEGVTWVGQAPFTTDKHVFANLGDGTYFHSGLLAIRQSIASGANITYKVLYNDAVAMTGGQQVGERPEGHSVAQIAHSLRAEGVVKLVVVTDEPSKYHGRTHTVDSSAARSGHPELLNDLPPGIEVFHRDELDRIQREFREIPGCTAIIYDQTCATEKRRRRKRGTLATPDKTVVINELVCEGCGDCSVQSNCLSVEPVETEFGRKRRINQNTCNKDYSCVKGFCPSFVTVEGGQLKKPKKEKKGDLSALPSIPEPMLPVAESAWGIVVGGVGGTGVITIGSLLGMAAHLEGKGVVTQDAGGLAQKGGATWSHIQIANRPEAIYTTKVDTAKADLVIGCDPIVAANKATLAVMQPGRTFVALNTHGTPTAAFVTNPDWQFPSGSCEAAIAGAVGKELVGTFDAEQAAVQLLGDSIYTNPLILGYAWQKGRVPLSHAALMRAMELNGVQVENNKAAFEWGRRCAHDLAAVQALFQAAQVIQFVKKPSLAEMVAKRVDFLTGYQNAAYAAEYRAFVDKVQAAEGALGGTGTRLSEAVARYLFKLMAYKDEYEVARLHTDKAFTDKIAGMFEGDYRVVHHLAPPLMAKKNDKGELIKQAYGPWMRSAFGWLAKLKGLRGTALDIFGKTEERRMERALIQEYRACIDELLAGLTADKLALATEIARIPEEIRGYGHVKERHLHAARAKWDDLLAQWRDPQAAARRQAA; this is encoded by the coding sequence ATGCCACTAACCGGGTGCATCACCACGTCGGGCCGCCGCCACAAGAAGCGGCCCACCACCCACCGATGGAGACAAGGCCATGAACGCCCCCTGCCCGAGCACATCCGCAAAGCGCTCGAAACCGTCACGCTCGACGACAAATACGCCCTGGAACATGGCCGCGCCTTCATGAGCGGCGTGCAGGCCCTGGTGCGCCTGCCCATGCTGCAGCGCCAGCGCGACGCCGTGGCGGGCCTGAACACCGCCGGCTTCGTGAGCGGCTACCGCGGCTCGCCGCTGGGCGGCTACGACCAGGCGCTGTGGGCCGCCAAGAAGCACCTGGCCAAGAACCAGATCGTGTTCCAGCCCGGCGTGAACGAGGAGCTGGCCGCCACGGCCGTCTGGGGCACGCAGCAGCTCGACCTGTACCCGCAGTCCAAGAAGTTCGACGGCGTGTTCGGCATCTGGTACGGCAAGGGCCCCGGCGTGGACCGCTGCTCCGACGTGTTCAAGCACGCCAACATGGCCGGCACGGCAAAGCATGGCGGCGTGATCGCCATCGCGGGCGACGACCACATCAGCAAGAGCAGCACGGCCGCGCACCAGAGCGACCACATCTTCAAGGCCTGCGGCACGCCCGTGTTCTTCCCGAGCAACGTGCAGGACATCCTGGACATGGGCCTGCACGCCTTCGCCATGAGCCGCTTCTCGGGGCTGTGGTCGGGCCTCAAGACCATCCAGGAGGTGGTGGAGTCATCGGCCAGCATCTCGGTGGAGCCCGACCGCGTGAACATCGTGCTGCCCGAGGACTTCGCCATGCCGCCGGGCGGCCTGCACATCCGCTGGCCCGACGCGCCGCTGGAGCAGGAAGCGCGCCTGATGGACTACAAGTGGTACGCGGCCCTGGCCTACGTGCGCGCCAACAAGCTCAACTACAACGTGGTGCAGGGCGCCAACGACCGCTTCGGCCTGATCGCCAGCGGCAAGGCCTACAACGACATGCGCCAGGCGCTGATCGACCTGGGCCTGGACGACGATACCTGCCGCCAGCTGGGCATCCGCGTGCACAAGGTGAACGTGGTCTGGCCGCTGGAGGCCTCGATCACGCGCGACTTCGCGCAGGGGCTGCAAGAGATCCTGGTGGTGGAGGAAAAGCGCCAGGTCATCGAGTACCAGCTCAAGGAAGAGCTCTACAACTGGCGCGCCGACGTGCGCCCCAACGTGCTGGGCAAGTTCAACGAGGTCGAGGGCGACAACTCGGGCGGCGAATGGTCCATGCCCAACCCCAGCCAGAACTGGCTGCTGCGCCCCAAGGCCGACCTCACGCCGGCCATCATCGCCCAGGCCATCGCCAAGCGCCTCAAGAAGCTGGGCGTGCCCGCCGACATCGTGTCGCGCATGGACCAGCGCCTGGCCGTGATCGAGGCGCGCGAGCGCGCCCTGACCGAGGTGCCCGCCGGCACGGGCGACCGCCTGCCCTGGTTCTGCAGCGGCTGCCCGCACAACACCAGCACCCGCGTGCCCGAGGGCAGCCGCGCCGTGGCCGGCATCGGCTGCCACTACATGACGGTGTGGATGGACCGCAGCACCAGCACCTTCACGCAAATGGGCGGCGAGGGCGTGACCTGGGTGGGCCAGGCGCCGTTCACCACCGACAAGCATGTGTTCGCCAACCTGGGCGACGGCACCTACTTCCACAGCGGACTGCTGGCCATCCGCCAGAGCATCGCCTCGGGCGCCAACATCACCTACAAGGTGCTCTACAACGACGCCGTGGCCATGACCGGCGGCCAGCAGGTGGGCGAGCGGCCCGAGGGCCATTCGGTGGCGCAGATCGCGCACAGCCTGCGCGCCGAGGGCGTGGTCAAGCTCGTCGTGGTGACCGATGAGCCCAGCAAATACCACGGCCGCACGCACACCGTGGACAGCAGCGCCGCGCGCTCGGGCCACCCCGAGCTGCTCAACGACCTGCCGCCGGGCATCGAGGTATTCCACCGCGACGAACTCGACCGCATCCAGCGCGAGTTCCGCGAGATCCCTGGCTGCACGGCCATCATCTACGACCAGACCTGTGCCACCGAGAAGCGCCGCCGCCGCAAGCGCGGCACGCTGGCCACGCCCGACAAGACCGTGGTCATCAACGAGCTGGTGTGCGAGGGCTGCGGCGACTGCTCGGTGCAGTCCAACTGCCTGTCCGTGGAGCCCGTGGAGACCGAGTTCGGCCGCAAGCGCCGCATCAACCAGAACACCTGCAACAAGGACTACTCCTGCGTGAAGGGCTTCTGCCCGAGCTTCGTCACCGTCGAAGGGGGCCAGCTCAAGAAGCCCAAGAAGGAAAAGAAGGGCGACCTCTCGGCGCTGCCCTCCATCCCCGAACCCATGCTGCCCGTGGCCGAAAGCGCCTGGGGCATCGTGGTGGGCGGCGTGGGCGGCACGGGCGTGATCACCATCGGCTCGCTGCTGGGCATGGCCGCGCACCTCGAAGGCAAGGGCGTGGTCACGCAGGACGCCGGGGGCCTGGCGCAGAAGGGCGGCGCGACCTGGAGCCACATCCAGATCGCGAACCGCCCCGAAGCCATCTACACCACCAAGGTGGACACGGCCAAGGCCGACCTCGTGATCGGCTGCGACCCCATCGTGGCGGCCAACAAGGCCACGCTGGCCGTGATGCAGCCGGGCCGCACCTTCGTGGCGCTCAACACGCACGGCACGCCCACGGCAGCCTTCGTGACCAACCCCGACTGGCAGTTTCCCTCCGGCAGCTGCGAGGCCGCCATCGCCGGCGCCGTGGGCAAGGAACTCGTGGGCACCTTCGACGCAGAGCAGGCCGCCGTCCAGTTGCTGGGCGACAGCATCTACACCAACCCGCTGATCCTGGGCTACGCCTGGCAGAAGGGCCGCGTGCCGCTGTCGCATGCCGCGCTCATGCGCGCCATGGAATTGAACGGCGTGCAGGTCGAGAACAACAAGGCCGCCTTCGAATGGGGCCGCCGCTGCGCCCACGACCTGGCCGCCGTGCAGGCGCTATTCCAGGCCGCGCAAGTGATCCAGTTCGTGAAGAAGCCGTCGCTGGCCGAGATGGTCGCCAAGCGCGTGGACTTCCTCACGGGCTACCAGAACGCGGCCTATGCGGCCGAGTACCGCGCCTTCGTGGACAAGGTCCAGGCCGCCGAAGGGGCCCTGGGTGGCACCGGCACCCGCCTGTCCGAGGCCGTGGCCCGCTACCTGTTCAAGCTCATGGCCTACAAGGACGAGTACGAGGTGGCACGCCTGCATACCGACAAGGCCTTCACGGACAAGATCGCCGGCATGTTCGAGGGCGACTACCGCGTGGTGCACCACCTGGCGCCGCCCCTGATGGCCAAGAAGAACGACAAAGGCGAGCTCATCAAGCAGGCCTACGGCCCCTGGATGCGCAGCGCCTTCGGCTGGCTGGCCAAGCTCAAGGGCCTGCGCGGCACGGCGCTGGACATCTTCGGCAAGACCGAGGAGCGCCGCATGGAACGCGCGCTGATCCAGGAGTACCGCGCCTGCATCGACGAACTGCTCGCCGGCCTCACGGCCGACAAGCTCGCGCTGGCCACCGAGATCGCGCGCATTCCCGAGGAGATCCGGGGCTATGGCCATGTGAAGGAACGCCACCTGCACGCCGCGCGCGCCAAGTGGGACGACCTCTTGGCCCAGTGGCGCGATCCCCAGGCCGCTGCACGGCGCCAGGCAGCCTGA
- a CDS encoding OmpA family protein has translation MRTLHHPLLGIAAAVLLLSGCANMTDTQRRTATGAGVGAVAGAVLGSATGGHAGTGAVIGAGVGALGTYIWSQNMEKQKREMEQATRGTGVGVSQTADNQLKLDIPSDISFDTGRSDIKSNFGPILERFAEGLRNNPEAEVRIVGHTDSTGSDAINNPLSLNRAESTRNYLTARGVSGARIQVEGRGSHQPVASNDTAEGRAHNRRVEIFVGERPRG, from the coding sequence ATGCGCACACTTCACCATCCCCTCCTGGGCATTGCTGCCGCCGTCCTGCTGCTGAGCGGCTGCGCGAACATGACCGACACGCAGCGCCGCACAGCCACGGGCGCGGGCGTGGGCGCCGTGGCTGGCGCCGTGCTGGGCTCCGCCACCGGCGGGCACGCAGGCACGGGCGCGGTGATCGGCGCGGGCGTGGGGGCCCTGGGCACCTACATCTGGTCGCAGAACATGGAGAAGCAGAAGCGCGAGATGGAGCAGGCCACGCGCGGCACGGGCGTGGGCGTGAGCCAGACGGCCGACAACCAGCTCAAGCTCGACATTCCCAGCGACATTTCGTTCGACACCGGCCGCTCCGACATCAAGTCCAACTTCGGCCCCATCCTGGAGCGCTTTGCCGAAGGCCTGCGCAACAACCCCGAGGCCGAGGTGCGCATCGTGGGCCACACCGACAGCACGGGCAGCGATGCCATCAACAACCCGCTGTCCCTGAACCGCGCCGAGAGCACGCGCAACTACCTCACGGCGCGCGGCGTGAGCGGTGCGCGCATCCAGGTCGAGGGCCGGGGCTCGCACCAGCCCGTTGCCTCGAACGACACGGCCGAGGGCCGCGCGCACAACCGCCGCGTGGAAATCTTCGTGGGCGAGCGCCCGCGCGGCTGA